Proteins encoded within one genomic window of Gloeobacter kilaueensis JS1:
- a CDS encoding sulfatase-like hydrolase/transferase, which produces MPNHLVQIVMDSCRFDSYQAATTPNMDRLGQAEQRYSYASWTSPSHYTMLMGMVPHTSPKNVFASEVYKQDFARWIDRLDVADLSFKTFVPYLSLPKVLQDLGYETIARVSMPVLNQTTSMNRYFDDYKLMPNHNDFKSMVAEVEFEEDEPRFYFFNLGETHYPYMLNGEDMPRVSGVHGVFKEMDAMLKSGQGAVASKFFDEGEMQRLHKQQIHCVEYIDELLGQLYQKCPENTYFIVTADHGELFGEEGYFGHGPVMHPKCFEVPFLEGLRPG; this is translated from the coding sequence ATGCCCAATCACCTTGTCCAGATCGTCATGGATAGCTGCCGCTTCGACAGCTACCAGGCAGCGACCACCCCCAACATGGACCGCCTCGGCCAGGCCGAGCAGCGCTACAGCTACGCCTCGTGGACCTCGCCCTCGCACTACACGATGTTGATGGGCATGGTGCCCCATACCAGTCCCAAAAACGTCTTCGCCTCCGAAGTCTACAAGCAGGACTTTGCCCGCTGGATCGACAGGCTCGACGTCGCGGATCTGTCTTTTAAGACTTTCGTGCCGTACCTGTCGCTACCCAAGGTGCTGCAGGATCTGGGCTACGAGACGATCGCCCGCGTCTCGATGCCGGTGCTCAACCAGACGACGAGCATGAACCGCTACTTCGACGACTACAAGCTGATGCCCAACCACAACGACTTCAAGTCGATGGTGGCGGAGGTCGAATTTGAAGAGGACGAACCGCGCTTTTACTTTTTTAATCTGGGCGAGACCCACTATCCCTACATGCTCAACGGCGAAGACATGCCCAGAGTCTCCGGGGTCCACGGCGTCTTCAAAGAGATGGACGCGATGCTCAAAAGCGGCCAGGGGGCGGTGGCGAGCAAGTTCTTCGACGAAGGGGAGATGCAGCGGCTCCACAAGCAGCAGATCCACTGCGTCGAATATATCGACGAATTGCTCGGCCAGCTCTACCAAAAGTGTCCCGAAAACACCTACTTTATCGTCACCGCCGACCACGGCGAGTTGTTCGGTGAGGAGGGCTACTTTGGCCACGGCCCGGTGATGCATCCCAAGTGCTTCGAGGTGCCCTTCCTCGAAGGTCTGCGTCCAGGTTAA